One Helianthus annuus cultivar XRQ/B chromosome 7, HanXRQr2.0-SUNRISE, whole genome shotgun sequence genomic region harbors:
- the LOC110867740 gene encoding F-box/FBD/LRR-repeat protein At1g13570-like isoform X1: MDRISKLPIGIIETILCFLPIQEAARTSILSREWRYHWTKIPKLVFNEYTFEVSTDRAEPSVLEQTFDKPSKRREMHKRCKFFYAIYQVLLMHEGPINEFTLSMWVDTSCVEIDQILRHLSKKNTLKILKLEFCTGGDVGYKLPISLFSLHQLTSLSLSGCALYQQRSFNEFGYLTTLHLESVWMYEKMLLRLLSSCPFLKRLALGHGMTILYDVEGSTIVDLFGCVPVIEYLYVVVFGLEDFLPKRLPKKLPTSLVHLKYLCVTVDTLCFTNIYGLPFLALLFRSSPNLETVKLVMWGEEPYVDEDDLGSFTLDDYSDITLEHLKEFEILDFTDSENELDFVRLILAKSPVLKKMTVTPHYFFDKDEESVSEVSEILFCSPCASPVVEIIVGRYKSNYWCPW; encoded by the exons ATGGATAGAATTAGCAAGCTTCCAATAGGCATAATAGAAACTATCTTATGTTTCCTACCCATTcaagaggcagcaaggacaagTATCCTCTCTAGGGAATGGAGATACCATTGGACCAAAATCCCTAAACTTGTGTTTAACGAGTATACGTTTGAAGTGTCGACCGATAGGGCTGAGCCGTCTGTTTTGGAACAAACGTTTGACAAACCAAGTAAAAGGAGAGAAATGCACAAGAGGTGTAAGTTTTTCTACGCGATATACCAAGTTCTCCTTATGCACGAGGGTCCAATAAACGAGTTCACTCTTTCTATGTGGGTAGATACCTCGTGTGTTGAGATTGACCAAATACTACGTCATTTATCGAAGAAAAATACTCTCAAGAtattaaaacttgaattttgtacGGGAGGTGATGTGGGGTATAAGTTACCCATTTCTCTCTTCTCTTTACACCAATTAACAAGTTTGTCTCTCAGTGGTTGTGCTCTTTACCAACAACGTTCATTCAATGAATTTGGTTATCTTACAACCTTACATTTGGAAAGTGTATGGATGTATGAGAAAATGCTTCTGCGTCTTTTATCCAGCTGCCCATTTCTTAAGAGATTGGCTCTT GGTCATGGGATGACAATTCTCTATGATGTTGAAGGTTCCACCATTGTTGATCTATTCGGGTGTGTACCAGTGATTGAATATCTTTATGTTGTGGTATTCGGATTGGAG GATTTTCTTCCAAAGAGACTTCCGAAAAAGCTCCCGACATCATTAGTCCACTTGAAATATTTGTGTGTGACTGTGGATACTCTTTGTTTTACTAACATATATGGGTTACCTTTTCTTGCTCTTCTGTTTAGAAGCTCCCCTAATCTGGAGACAGTTAAGCTAGTG ATGTGGGGGGAAGAACCTTACGTTGATGAAGATGATTTGGGCTCTTTTACACTTGATGATTATTCAGACATTACGTTGGAGCATTTGAAAGAATTTGAGATTCTAGATTTTACTGACTCGGAGAATGAGTTGGATTTTGTGAGGCTTATATTAGCCAAGTCACCTGTACTAAAGAAAATGACGGTTACCCCACATTATTTTTTTGATAAAGATGAAGAATCAGTCTCAGAGGTTTCAGAAATCCTTTTTTGCTCCCCATGCGCATCACCTGTCGTAGAAATCATCGTGGGACGGTACAAATCCAATTATTGGTGCCCTTGGTGA
- the LOC110866177 gene encoding F-box protein At2g14710 — translation MSDNIPFELQAEIIKRILPVKSLLRFRSVSKQWKSLIDSSEFITHHALNNKTQPQHLLVRYITGGTEDKYVSIVDDDNFPHHKFSPVVPPTVKLHPLPFMLDCSHGLVCLHGWTRDRVNRKKLVVVWNPLIGKSVGIEIPDPDRAYIVIGFGVCPKTSDPKIIKLSRFFDSKAEAKAEVFRLSSGAWRSVPMNIPFKSLHFQNSQVVIDGVIHWLTYDKITYKLRLYSFDLASEKFGEAVDFPHNLAGGSGRKYGISKINDSLVVLSHHWVVTNLTPKPFCDVWMMLKNGVSKPSFTKLFTVNDVEVDSMIGFRKNGQPIVDRTKTGGYDVELEVYELYSERINGLGIYGSAFMMTSYKESLLLLNHSDSIIHS, via the coding sequence AATCTTTGCTTCGGTTCAGATCAGTTTCAAAGCAATGGAAGTCACTGATCGATAGCTCTGAATTCATCACTCATCACGCACTCAACAACAAGACTCAGCCGCAACATCTACTGGTAAGGTACATAACAGGAGGTACTGAGGACAAATATGTTTCCattgttgatgatgataactTCCCCCACCACAAGTTTTCTCCTGTTGTTCCTCCAACTGTTAAACTTCATCCGCTTCCGTTTATGCTCGATTGCTCTCACGGATTGGTGTGTTTGCACGGATGGACTCGGGATCGAGTGAACAGAAAGAAACTGGTTGTTGTTTGGAATCCACTAATTGGGAAATCTGTCGGTATAGAGATACCGGATCCGGATCGAGCCTATATTGTTATTGGTTTTGGGGTGTGTCCTAAAACTAGCGACCCTAAGATCATCAAGCTTTCACGTTTTTTCGATAGCAAGGCCGAGGCTAAGGCTGAGGTTTTCAGATTAAGCTCTGGGGCTTGGAGAAGTGTACCGATGAATATTCCGTTTAAATCATTGCACTTCCAGAATTCACAGGTGGTTATCGATGGGGTTATTCATTGGCTTACTTAtgataaaattacatataaactTAGGTTGTATTCATTTGATTTGGCAAGTGAAAAATTTGGTGAAGCTGTAGACTTTCCTCATAACTTAGCAGGAGGCTCTGGAAGGAAGTACGGTATATCTAAGATCAACGATTCTCTTGTTGTGCTTAGTCATCACTGGGTTGTTACTAATTTAACACCGAAACCATTCTGTGACGTATGGATGATGTTGAAAAATGGTGTTTCAAAACCCTCCTTTACAAAACTATTCACTGTTAACGACGTTGAGGTTGATAGCATGATTGGATTTAGGAAGAATGGCCAACCGATAGTGGATCGGACGAAGACAGGTGGATATGATGTTGAACTAGAAGTTTATGAACTCTACTCGGAACGCATCAACGGTCTTGGGATTTATGGGTCGGCCTTTATGATGACCTCCTACAAAGAGTCACTACTTTTGCTTAATCATTCTGATTCTATCATTCACTCATAG